One region of Streptomyces sp. NBC_00442 genomic DNA includes:
- the nuoF gene encoding NADH-quinone oxidoreductase subunit NuoF — translation MTLATEIEGNGNGSPEKLLAPVLSAFWDQPESWTLDTYRRHDGYEGLRKALAMTPDDLIAYVKDSGLRGRGGAGFPTGMKWQFIPQGDGKPHYLVVNADESEPGTCKDIPLLFANPHSLIEGIVIACYAIRSSHAFIYLRGEVVPVLRRLHEAVREAYEAGFLGKDILGSGLDLELTVHAGAGAYICGEETALLDSLEGRRGQPRLRPPFPAVAGLYACPTVVNNVESIASVPAILNRGKDWFKSMGSEKSPGFTLYSLSGHVTSPGQYEAPLGITLRQLLDMSGGMRKGHRLKFWTPGGSSTPMFTDEHLDVALDYEGVGAAGSMLGTKALQCFDETTCVVRAVTRWTEFYAHESCGKCTPCREGTYWLVQLLRDIEAGKGSMDDLDKLNDIADNINGKSFCALGDGAASPIFSSLTYFRDEYEQHITGKGCPFDPARSTAWADDSTEVTA, via the coding sequence ATGACCTTGGCCACCGAGATCGAAGGAAACGGCAACGGGAGCCCGGAAAAGCTCCTGGCACCCGTCCTCTCCGCCTTCTGGGACCAGCCCGAATCGTGGACCCTGGACACCTACCGGCGACACGACGGCTACGAGGGCCTGCGCAAGGCGCTCGCCATGACGCCGGACGACCTCATCGCGTACGTCAAGGACTCCGGTCTGCGCGGCCGCGGCGGCGCCGGCTTCCCCACCGGGATGAAGTGGCAGTTCATCCCGCAGGGCGACGGCAAGCCGCACTACCTCGTCGTCAACGCCGACGAATCCGAGCCGGGGACCTGCAAGGACATCCCGCTCCTTTTCGCCAACCCGCACTCCCTCATCGAGGGCATCGTGATCGCCTGTTACGCGATCCGCTCCTCGCACGCCTTCATCTATCTGCGCGGCGAAGTCGTCCCCGTCCTGCGGCGGCTGCACGAGGCCGTGCGCGAGGCGTACGAGGCGGGCTTCCTCGGCAAGGACATCCTCGGCAGCGGTCTGGACCTCGAACTCACCGTGCACGCGGGCGCCGGCGCGTACATCTGCGGCGAGGAGACCGCACTCCTCGACTCCCTCGAAGGCCGTCGCGGCCAGCCCCGGCTGCGACCCCCCTTCCCCGCTGTGGCCGGTCTGTACGCGTGCCCCACTGTGGTGAACAACGTCGAATCCATCGCGTCGGTTCCCGCGATCCTGAACCGGGGCAAGGACTGGTTCAAGTCGATGGGAAGCGAGAAGTCCCCGGGCTTCACGCTGTACTCGCTCAGCGGGCACGTCACGAGCCCCGGCCAGTACGAGGCGCCGCTCGGCATCACGCTGCGCCAGCTGCTCGACATGAGCGGCGGGATGCGCAAGGGCCACCGCCTCAAGTTCTGGACGCCGGGCGGCTCTTCGACGCCGATGTTCACCGACGAACACCTCGACGTGGCCCTCGACTACGAAGGAGTGGGCGCGGCCGGCTCGATGCTGGGCACCAAGGCGCTCCAGTGCTTCGACGAGACCACCTGCGTGGTGCGGGCGGTCACCCGCTGGACCGAGTTCTACGCCCACGAGTCCTGCGGCAAGTGCACGCCCTGCCGAGAAGGAACGTACTGGCTGGTCCAGTTGCTGCGCGACATCGAGGCCGGCAAGGGCTCGATGGACGACCTCGACAAGCTCAACGACATCGCCGACAACATCAACGGCAAGTCGTTCTGCGCGCTCGGCGACGGCGCCGCCTCGCCGATCTTCTCCTCGCTCACGTACTTCCGCGACGAGTACGAGCAGCACATCACGGGCAAGGGCTGCCCCTTCGACCCCGCCAGGTCCACCGCCTGGGCGGACGACAGCACGGAGGTGACCGCATGA
- the nuoE gene encoding NADH-quinone oxidoreductase subunit NuoE, translating into MPQLPAPGYPADVRARLEADGKEIVARYPDSRSALLPLLHLCQAEEGYVSRTGMAFCADLLELTTAEVTAVATFYSMYRRKPSGEYQVGVCTNTLCAVMGGDAIFEELKEHLGVGNNETTDDGKVTLEHIECNAACDFAPVVMVNWEFFDNQDPESAKRLVDDLRAGRPVEPTRGAPLCTYKETARILAGFPDERPGAVAATGGAGPASLAGLRLAKGETPGARVVHPRGGQDTHDRPQPGSHHLSSHDAPQQTSASDPEHPAGPVSEEGE; encoded by the coding sequence ATGCCCCAACTGCCCGCGCCCGGCTACCCGGCCGATGTGCGCGCCCGCCTCGAAGCGGACGGCAAGGAGATCGTCGCCCGCTACCCCGACAGCCGCTCCGCGCTGCTGCCGCTGCTCCACCTCTGCCAGGCGGAGGAGGGATACGTCTCGCGCACCGGCATGGCCTTCTGCGCGGACCTCCTGGAGCTGACGACGGCCGAGGTCACCGCGGTCGCCACCTTCTACTCCATGTACCGGCGCAAGCCGTCCGGCGAGTACCAGGTCGGCGTCTGCACCAACACGCTCTGCGCGGTGATGGGCGGCGACGCCATCTTCGAGGAGCTGAAGGAGCACCTGGGGGTCGGCAACAACGAGACCACCGACGACGGCAAGGTCACGCTCGAACACATCGAGTGCAACGCCGCCTGCGACTTCGCACCCGTCGTGATGGTCAACTGGGAGTTCTTCGACAACCAGGACCCCGAGAGCGCCAAGCGCCTCGTCGACGACCTGCGCGCCGGCCGCCCCGTCGAGCCGACCAGGGGCGCGCCCCTGTGCACGTACAAGGAGACCGCGCGCATCCTGGCCGGCTTCCCCGACGAGCGCCCCGGCGCGGTCGCCGCGACCGGCGGCGCCGGCCCCGCCTCGCTCGCCGGACTGCGGCTCGCCAAGGGCGAGACGCCGGGCGCGCGCGTGGTGCACCCGCGCGGCGGCCAGGACACGCACGACCGGCCCCAGCCGGGCTCGCACCACTTGAGCTCGCACGACGCACCGCAGCAGACCTCGGCCTCCGACCCCGAGCACCCGGCGGGCCCGGTCTCCGAGGAGGGGGAGTGA
- a CDS encoding NADH-quinone oxidoreductase subunit D encodes MSTSHGTPHAHPSPGHHPSTSPSGTPFSSARETTEGTVYTVTGGDWDDVVQSAAKADDERIVVNMGPQHPSTHGVLRLILEIDGETVTEARCGIGYLHTGIEKNLEFRTWTQGTTFVTRMDYLTPFFNETAYCLGVEKLLGITDQIPDRASVIRVLLMELNRLSSHLVCIATGGMELGATTIMIYGFRDRELILDLYELITGLRMNHAFIRPGGLAQDLPAGAVDQLREFLKTMKKNLPEYDKLATGNPIFKARMQDVGYLDLTGCMALGATGPILRSAGLPHDLRKTDPYCGYENYEFDVPTTDTCDSYGRFLVRLEEMRQSLRIVEQCLDRLEPGPVMVEDKKIAWPAQLALGPDGLGNSLDHIKKIMGTSMESLIHHFKLVTEGFRVPAGQAYAAVESPKGELGVHVVSDGGTRPYRVHFRDPSFTNLQAMAAMCEGGQVADVIVAVASIDPVMGGVDR; translated from the coding sequence ATGTCCACTTCACACGGAACGCCGCACGCCCACCCGTCGCCCGGCCACCACCCCTCGACGAGTCCCTCCGGGACCCCCTTCTCGTCCGCCCGCGAGACGACCGAGGGGACCGTATATACGGTCACCGGCGGCGACTGGGACGACGTCGTGCAGTCCGCGGCCAAGGCCGACGACGAGCGCATCGTCGTCAACATGGGCCCCCAGCACCCCTCCACGCACGGCGTGCTCCGGCTGATCCTCGAGATCGACGGCGAGACCGTCACCGAGGCCCGCTGCGGAATCGGTTATCTGCACACCGGTATCGAGAAGAACCTCGAATTCCGCACCTGGACGCAGGGCACCACCTTCGTCACACGCATGGACTACCTGACGCCGTTCTTCAACGAGACGGCCTACTGCCTCGGCGTCGAGAAGCTCCTCGGCATCACCGACCAGATCCCCGACCGGGCCTCGGTCATCCGCGTGCTGCTCATGGAGCTCAACCGGCTCTCCTCGCACCTGGTGTGCATCGCCACCGGCGGCATGGAGCTGGGTGCGACCACGATCATGATCTACGGCTTCCGGGATCGTGAACTCATCCTCGACCTCTACGAGTTGATCACCGGGCTGCGCATGAACCATGCGTTCATCCGCCCCGGCGGCCTCGCCCAGGACCTGCCGGCGGGCGCGGTGGACCAGCTCCGCGAGTTCCTGAAGACCATGAAGAAGAACCTGCCGGAGTACGACAAGCTCGCCACCGGCAACCCCATCTTCAAGGCTCGCATGCAGGACGTCGGCTACCTCGACCTGACCGGCTGCATGGCGCTCGGAGCCACCGGCCCCATCCTGCGCTCGGCCGGCCTCCCGCACGACCTGCGCAAGACCGACCCCTACTGCGGCTACGAGAACTACGAGTTCGACGTGCCGACCACCGACACCTGCGACTCCTACGGCCGCTTCCTGGTCCGCCTCGAAGAGATGCGCCAGTCGCTCAGGATCGTCGAGCAGTGCCTGGACCGGCTCGAGCCGGGCCCGGTCATGGTCGAGGACAAGAAGATCGCCTGGCCCGCGCAGCTCGCGCTCGGCCCGGACGGACTCGGCAACTCCCTCGACCACATCAAGAAGATCATGGGCACCTCCATGGAGTCCCTCATCCACCACTTCAAGCTGGTGACCGAGGGCTTCCGGGTGCCGGCCGGGCAGGCCTACGCGGCCGTCGAATCGCCCAAGGGCGAACTCGGCGTGCACGTCGTCTCCGACGGCGGCACCCGCCCCTACCGGGTCCACTTCCGCGACCCGTCCTTCACCAACCTCCAGGCCATGGCGGCGATGTGCGAGGGCGGCCAGGTCGCCGACGTCATCGTCGCCGTCGCGTCCATCGACCCCGTGATGGGAGGCGTCGACCGGTGA
- a CDS encoding NADH-quinone oxidoreductase subunit C, translated as MSSPDTPDTPEQGVPAPRENTGDVIGVRKGMFGAADGGDTSGYGGVIKTVTLPGATSRPYGGWFDEVADELEGALEEQDLLPENAIEKTVVDRGELTFHIAREHLVRVARTLRDDPALRFELCTGVSGVHFLGDKGRELHAVYHLRSLTHGRLIRLEVSAPDADPHIPSLVEVYPTNDWHERETYDFFGLVFDGHPALTRIMMPDDWQGFPQRKDYPLGGIAVEYKGAQIPAPDQRRSYT; from the coding sequence GTGAGCTCTCCCGACACTCCGGACACTCCCGAACAGGGCGTCCCCGCCCCGCGCGAGAACACCGGCGACGTGATCGGCGTACGCAAGGGCATGTTCGGCGCCGCCGACGGCGGTGACACCAGCGGCTACGGCGGCGTCATCAAGACCGTCACCCTGCCGGGCGCCACCTCGCGTCCCTACGGCGGCTGGTTCGACGAGGTCGCCGACGAGCTCGAAGGCGCCCTGGAGGAGCAGGACCTGCTCCCCGAGAACGCCATCGAGAAGACGGTCGTCGACCGCGGCGAACTCACCTTCCACATCGCGCGCGAGCACCTCGTACGCGTCGCCCGCACCCTGCGCGACGACCCCGCCCTGCGCTTCGAGCTCTGTACGGGCGTGAGCGGCGTGCACTTCCTCGGTGACAAGGGGCGTGAGCTGCACGCCGTCTACCATCTGCGCTCGCTCACGCACGGCCGGCTGATCCGGCTGGAGGTCAGCGCTCCGGACGCCGACCCGCACATCCCCTCGCTCGTCGAGGTCTACCCGACCAACGACTGGCACGAGCGCGAGACCTACGACTTCTTCGGTCTCGTCTTCGACGGCCACCCCGCGCTGACCCGGATCATGATGCCGGACGACTGGCAGGGCTTCCCGCAGCGCAAGGACTACCCCCTCGGCGGCATCGCGGTCGAGTACAAGGGCGCCCAGATCCCGGCTCCGGACCAGCGGAGGTCGTACACCTGA
- a CDS encoding NuoB/complex I 20 kDa subunit family protein — MGLEEKLPSGFVLTTVEQAAGWVRKSSVFPATFGLACCAIEMMTTGAGRYDLARFGMEVFRGSPRQADLMIVAGRVSQKMAPVLRQVYDQMPNPKWVISMGVCASSGGMFNNYAIVQGVDHIVPVDIYLPGCPPRPEMLIDAILKLHQKILGSKLGVNQVEAAREAEEAALKALPTIEMKGLLR; from the coding sequence ATGGGACTCGAAGAGAAACTGCCTAGCGGCTTCGTACTGACCACTGTTGAGCAGGCCGCGGGCTGGGTGCGCAAGTCATCCGTCTTCCCCGCAACCTTCGGCCTCGCCTGCTGCGCCATCGAGATGATGACGACGGGCGCCGGGCGCTACGACCTGGCCCGGTTCGGCATGGAGGTCTTCCGCGGCTCCCCGCGCCAGGCCGACCTGATGATCGTGGCGGGGCGGGTCAGCCAGAAGATGGCGCCCGTCCTGCGGCAGGTCTACGACCAGATGCCCAACCCCAAGTGGGTCATTTCCATGGGGGTTTGCGCCTCGTCGGGCGGAATGTTCAACAATTACGCAATTGTTCAGGGCGTTGACCACATTGTTCCGGTTGATATCTATCTGCCCGGTTGCCCACCCCGCCCCGAGATGCTGATCGACGCGATCCTCAAGCTCCACCAGAAGATCCTGGGCTCCAAGCTCGGGGTCAACCAGGTGGAAGCGGCCCGCGAGGCGGAGGAGGCGGCTCTCAAGGCGCTCCCCACCATTGAGATGAAGGGGCTGCTGCGGTGA
- a CDS encoding NADH-quinone oxidoreductase subunit A, with protein MNAYAPILVLGALGAGFAIFSVVMATLIGPKRYNRAKLEAYECGIEPTPTPAGGGRFPIKYYLTAMLFIVFDIEIVFLYPWAVTFDALGLFGLVEMLLFVLTVFVAYAYVWRRGGLEWD; from the coding sequence GTGAATGCCTACGCGCCCATCCTCGTGCTCGGCGCCCTCGGGGCAGGGTTTGCGATCTTTTCCGTGGTCATGGCCACGCTTATCGGCCCAAAAAGGTACAACCGGGCCAAACTTGAGGCGTACGAGTGCGGCATCGAACCGACTCCCACGCCGGCCGGCGGCGGTCGCTTCCCGATCAAGTACTACCTGACGGCGATGCTCTTCATCGTCTTCGACATCGAGATCGTCTTCCTCTACCCCTGGGCGGTCACCTTCGACGCCCTGGGGCTTTTCGGGCTCGTGGAGATGCTGCTCTTCGTGCTCACCGTCTTCGTCGCCTACGCGTATGTGTGGCGGCGCGGCGGTCTGGAATGGGACTGA
- a CDS encoding C40 family peptidase — protein MSHTAHIPSHRKPRRSASKVSLRAGVAGGVLSTIALAGAAAPAIAAQPVTETIEMPTLTGDLATTAAASAQATKAVAADLQLQAAQDAAASTAAKDAKKAKDDAEAKAKAAEAKAKAEAEAKAKAKADATERASRSAERTTLKSTSAKSAGTTSFKASNATGSAAAIVNFALAQVGKAYVSGATGSSAYDCSGLVQAAYRQVGVDLPRVSQDQSTTGTDVSLSNLQPGDILYWGGKGSAYHVAIYVGGGNFVGAQNPSTGVVERSLDYDAPSGAVRVL, from the coding sequence ATGTCCCACACCGCTCACATACCCAGCCACCGGAAGCCCCGCCGCAGCGCCTCGAAGGTCTCGCTCCGGGCCGGAGTTGCCGGTGGCGTACTCAGCACCATCGCGCTGGCAGGTGCGGCCGCCCCGGCCATCGCCGCTCAGCCGGTCACCGAGACCATCGAGATGCCGACGCTGACGGGCGACCTCGCGACCACCGCGGCCGCTTCCGCCCAGGCCACCAAGGCAGTTGCCGCCGACCTCCAGCTCCAGGCCGCTCAGGACGCCGCCGCGTCCACCGCCGCCAAGGACGCCAAGAAGGCCAAGGACGACGCCGAGGCCAAGGCCAAGGCCGCCGAAGCCAAGGCGAAGGCCGAAGCCGAGGCCAAGGCCAAGGCCAAGGCCGACGCCACCGAGCGCGCCTCCCGCTCCGCCGAGCGCACCACGCTCAAGTCGACGTCCGCCAAGTCCGCCGGCACGACCTCGTTCAAGGCGTCCAACGCCACGGGTTCCGCCGCCGCCATCGTGAACTTCGCCCTGGCCCAGGTCGGCAAGGCGTACGTCTCGGGCGCCACCGGCTCCAGCGCGTACGACTGCTCAGGTCTCGTGCAGGCCGCCTACCGTCAGGTCGGCGTCGACCTGCCGCGCGTCTCGCAGGACCAGTCGACCACCGGCACCGACGTCTCGCTGTCCAACCTCCAGCCGGGCGACATCCTTTACTGGGGTGGCAAGGGCTCCGCCTACCACGTGGCGATCTACGTGGGCGGCGGCAACTTCGTCGGCGCGCAGAACCCCTCCACCGGCGTCGTCGAGCGCAGCCTGGACTACGACGCCCCCTCGGGCGCCGTCCGCGTTCTCTGA
- a CDS encoding dihydrofolate reductase family protein: MRTLISTAFISLDGVMEAPGGEPGYRNSGWTFKHAEFLPEAFEIKGREQEEASAMLLGRTSYEAFSPVWPGMEDFAGYKAMPKYVVSTTLTEDDLVSNWGDTTILRSLDDVAALKETEGGPVIMHGSAALNHALSDAGLIDRYHLLVFPLLLGAGKRLFSATDKDAQRLRLVEHEAYANGLQKNVFDVVR, encoded by the coding sequence ATGCGCACCCTGATCAGCACCGCGTTCATCTCGCTCGACGGCGTGATGGAGGCTCCCGGCGGCGAGCCCGGCTACCGCAACTCCGGATGGACCTTCAAACACGCCGAGTTCCTGCCGGAGGCGTTCGAGATCAAGGGCCGCGAGCAGGAGGAGGCCTCGGCGATGCTGCTTGGCCGCACCAGCTACGAGGCGTTCAGCCCGGTGTGGCCCGGTATGGAGGACTTCGCCGGCTACAAGGCGATGCCGAAGTACGTCGTCTCCACCACCCTCACGGAGGACGACCTGGTGTCCAACTGGGGCGACACGACGATCCTGCGCTCCCTCGACGACGTGGCCGCCCTGAAGGAGACCGAGGGCGGCCCGGTCATCATGCACGGCAGCGCCGCCCTGAACCACGCCCTCTCGGACGCCGGCCTGATCGACCGTTACCACCTGCTCGTCTTCCCCCTCCTGCTGGGCGCGGGCAAGCGCCTGTTCAGCGCGACCGACAAGGACGCGCAGCGGCTGAGGCTCGTCGAGCACGAGGCGTACGCGAACGGGCTCCAGAAAAACGTGTTCGACGTGGTGCGCTGA
- a CDS encoding geranylgeranyl reductase family protein → MTEPLSEHTADVIVVGAGPAGSTTAYYLAKAGLDVLLLEKTAFPREKVCGDGLTPRATKQLVSMGIDISEEAGWLRNKGLRIIGGGVRLQLDWPDLASYPDYGLVRKRDDFDEQLARQAQKAGARLYERCNVGAPITDERTGRITGVNAKLGEEKTPVTFHAPLVVAADGNSTRLSLAMGLHRREDRPMGVAVRTYFTSPRHDDDYLESWLELWDRRGPQERLLPGYGWIFGMGDGTSNVGLGILNSSSAFKELDWREILKAWCASMPEDWGYTPENMTGPIRGAALPMAFNRQPHYTKGLLLVGDAGGLVNPFNGEGIAYAMESGQIAADVIVQAHARATPAQRELALHAYPKILKDTYGGYYTLGRAFVKLIGNPKVMKIATQRGLTHPLLMKFTLKMLANLTDPTGGDAMDRIINGLSKVAPKA, encoded by the coding sequence GTGACCGAGCCGCTCTCCGAACACACCGCGGACGTGATCGTCGTCGGCGCCGGCCCGGCCGGTTCGACGACCGCGTACTACCTGGCCAAGGCCGGACTCGACGTGCTGCTCCTGGAGAAGACCGCCTTCCCGCGCGAGAAGGTGTGCGGCGACGGTCTGACCCCGCGCGCCACCAAGCAGCTCGTCTCCATGGGGATCGACATCTCCGAAGAGGCCGGCTGGCTGCGCAACAAGGGCCTGCGGATCATCGGCGGCGGCGTCCGCCTCCAGCTCGACTGGCCGGACCTCGCCTCGTACCCGGACTACGGACTGGTGCGCAAGCGCGACGACTTCGACGAGCAGCTCGCCCGGCAGGCGCAGAAGGCGGGTGCGCGGCTGTACGAGCGCTGCAACGTCGGCGCCCCGATCACCGACGAGCGCACCGGCCGCATCACCGGCGTCAACGCCAAGCTCGGCGAGGAGAAGACCCCGGTCACCTTCCACGCCCCGCTCGTGGTCGCGGCCGACGGCAACTCGACCCGGCTCTCCCTCGCGATGGGCCTGCACCGCCGCGAGGACCGCCCGATGGGCGTGGCCGTACGCACGTACTTCACCTCGCCCCGCCACGACGACGACTACCTGGAGTCCTGGCTCGAACTGTGGGACAGGCGCGGCCCGCAGGAGCGGCTGCTTCCCGGCTACGGCTGGATCTTCGGCATGGGCGACGGCACGTCCAACGTCGGCCTCGGCATCCTCAACTCCTCCTCCGCCTTCAAGGAGCTGGACTGGCGCGAGATCCTCAAGGCGTGGTGCGCGTCCATGCCGGAGGACTGGGGCTACACCCCGGAGAACATGACGGGCCCGATCCGCGGCGCCGCCCTGCCCATGGCCTTCAACCGCCAGCCGCACTACACCAAGGGCCTGCTGCTCGTCGGTGACGCGGGCGGCCTGGTCAACCCGTTCAACGGCGAGGGCATCGCGTACGCGATGGAGTCGGGCCAGATCGCCGCGGACGTCATCGTCCAGGCCCACGCCCGCGCGACCCCCGCCCAGCGTGAACTGGCCCTGCACGCCTACCCGAAGATCCTCAAGGACACCTACGGCGGCTACTACACCCTTGGCCGTGCCTTCGTGAAGCTCATCGGCAACCCGAAGGTCATGAAGATCGCCACGCAGCGCGGTCTCACCCACCCGCTGCTGATGAAGTTCACGCTGAAGATGCTGGCCAACCTGACGGACCCGACGGGCGGGGACGCGATGGACCGGATCATCAACGGGTTGTCGAAGGTGGCCCCGAAGGCTTGA
- a CDS encoding GNAT family N-acetyltransferase: protein MSSVSPESPKPRVPEKSLPVVRLRVPTEEDAYTWHRVFDDPDVMEFHGGRAAEVSVYEELTARQRKHDAEHGFCLWTMLDEDDEVIGFTGAQPWPLDDWGPVGEIEIGWRLARTHWGRGYATAAARATLARVRAAGVPRVVAMVHPGNVRSVAVTERLGMTLSTTYPSRKLGVDALCFRLELEARPETPLGDRAEPRRP, encoded by the coding sequence ATGAGCTCTGTGTCCCCCGAGTCCCCGAAGCCCCGGGTACCCGAGAAGTCCCTGCCCGTCGTGCGGCTTCGGGTGCCCACCGAGGAGGACGCGTACACCTGGCACCGGGTGTTCGACGACCCGGACGTGATGGAGTTCCACGGCGGCCGCGCGGCCGAGGTCTCGGTGTACGAGGAGCTCACCGCCCGCCAGCGCAAGCACGACGCCGAACACGGCTTCTGCCTGTGGACGATGCTCGACGAGGACGACGAGGTCATCGGCTTCACCGGCGCGCAGCCGTGGCCGCTGGACGACTGGGGCCCGGTCGGCGAGATCGAGATCGGCTGGCGCCTGGCCCGCACCCACTGGGGCCGCGGCTACGCGACCGCGGCCGCCCGCGCCACCCTGGCCCGCGTCCGCGCCGCGGGCGTCCCGCGTGTGGTGGCGATGGTCCACCCCGGGAACGTCCGTTCGGTGGCGGTCACGGAGCGCCTCGGGATGACGCTCTCCACGACGTACCCGTCCCGGAAGCTGGGGGTGGACGCGCTGTGCTTCCGCCTGGAGCTGGAGGCCCGACCCGAGACCCCGCTCGGTGACCGGGCCGAGCCTAGGCGGCCTTGA
- a CDS encoding demethylmenaquinone methyltransferase, translating into MTRASLDKQPHEVASMFDDVAAHYDLTNDVLSLGQARLWRKEVAKAVDARPAQKVLDLAAGTATSSQPFAAAGAYTVPCDFSLGMLKVGKGRQPHMPFTAGDATKLPFRDDTFDAVTISFGLRNVQDTDTALREMYRVTKPGGRVVICEFSQPTWKPFRTVYTEYLMRALPPVATAVSSNPEAYVYLAESIRAWPAQDALAARLQGAGWSKVAWRNLTGGVVALHRGFKAA; encoded by the coding sequence GTGACCCGCGCATCCCTGGACAAGCAGCCGCACGAAGTCGCCTCGATGTTCGACGACGTCGCGGCACACTACGACCTCACCAACGACGTGCTCTCCCTCGGCCAGGCCCGCCTGTGGCGCAAGGAGGTCGCGAAGGCGGTCGACGCGCGGCCCGCGCAGAAGGTGCTCGACCTCGCGGCCGGCACGGCCACCTCGTCGCAGCCCTTCGCCGCGGCCGGGGCGTACACCGTGCCCTGCGACTTCTCCCTCGGCATGCTGAAGGTCGGCAAGGGGCGCCAGCCCCACATGCCGTTCACGGCGGGCGACGCGACGAAGCTGCCGTTCCGCGACGACACGTTCGACGCGGTGACCATCTCCTTCGGGCTGCGCAACGTCCAGGACACGGACACCGCGCTGCGCGAGATGTACCGGGTGACCAAGCCGGGTGGCCGGGTCGTGATCTGCGAGTTCTCACAGCCGACGTGGAAGCCGTTCCGGACGGTCTACACGGAGTACCTGATGCGCGCCCTCCCGCCCGTCGCGACGGCGGTGTCCTCCAACCCGGAGGCGTACGTGTACCTCGCGGAGTCCATCCGCGCCTGGCCCGCCCAGGACGCGCTCGCGGCGCGGCTGCAAGGGGCGGGCTGGTCGAAGGTGGCCTGGCGCAACCTGACGGGCGGCGTCGTCGCACTGCACCGGGGGTTCAAGGCCGCCTAG
- a CDS encoding chitinase — translation MRSFLRVPVAGAGVLAALVCAGCSASPDAPAATGTPAAPAATGPLSVTYSPYVSATTAAPTDAVGSPSVYNLAFVVAHGSTCRAVWDDDTAIVDRDVKDRATALKKSGAAVRVSFGGQAGKELALTCRTPAQLAAAYGTALDAAGATEADFDIEGAALTDPAALTRRSEAIALLQKQRASLKVTFTLAAMPTGLTPEATALLTAAKGHGVKVSAVNVMAMNYGTSFGGNMGDYAVRAATAAQGQLKRVLGLSDRAAWQGLGITPMIGVNDVKGETFTLDDAAKVRKFARDKGVGRISMWVSYRDQKCGDGIKSAVAQAGCSGVDQEPGAFAKALSGR, via the coding sequence GTGCGGAGTTTCCTGAGAGTGCCGGTCGCGGGGGCCGGCGTCCTGGCCGCGCTGGTGTGCGCGGGGTGCTCCGCGTCCCCGGACGCGCCGGCCGCGACCGGCACCCCGGCCGCCCCGGCCGCGACGGGCCCGCTGAGCGTCACGTACTCCCCTTACGTCAGCGCCACCACCGCCGCGCCGACCGACGCCGTGGGCTCGCCCTCCGTCTACAACCTGGCCTTCGTCGTCGCCCACGGCTCCACCTGCCGCGCCGTGTGGGACGACGACACCGCGATCGTGGACAGGGACGTCAAGGACCGGGCGACGGCCCTGAAGAAGTCGGGCGCCGCGGTACGGGTGTCCTTCGGCGGGCAGGCCGGCAAGGAACTCGCGCTCACCTGCCGCACCCCCGCCCAGCTCGCCGCCGCCTACGGCACGGCGCTCGACGCGGCGGGTGCCACCGAGGCGGACTTCGACATCGAGGGCGCGGCCCTGACCGACCCGGCCGCCCTCACCCGGCGCTCCGAGGCGATAGCCCTGTTGCAGAAGCAGCGCGCCTCGCTCAAGGTGACCTTCACGCTCGCCGCGATGCCGACGGGGCTGACGCCCGAGGCGACGGCGCTGCTCACGGCGGCCAAGGGGCACGGTGTGAAGGTGTCGGCCGTCAACGTCATGGCGATGAACTACGGCACGTCGTTCGGCGGGAACATGGGCGACTACGCGGTGCGGGCGGCGACCGCCGCGCAGGGTCAGCTCAAGCGGGTGCTCGGGCTCTCCGACCGGGCGGCCTGGCAGGGGCTCGGGATCACGCCGATGATCGGCGTCAACGACGTCAAGGGCGAGACGTTCACGCTCGACGACGCGGCGAAGGTACGGAAGTTCGCCCGCGACAAGGGCGTCGGGCGGATCTCGATGTGGGTGTCCTACCGCGATCAGAAGTGCGGCGACGGGATCAAATCGGCTGTGGCACAAGCCGGTTGCAGCGGGGTGGACCAGGAGCCGGGCGCCTTCGCGAAGGCGCTGTCGGGGAGGTGA